A single region of the Salvelinus sp. IW2-2015 linkage group LG20, ASM291031v2, whole genome shotgun sequence genome encodes:
- the LOC111981345 gene encoding Golgi phosphoprotein 3 isoform X1 — translation MTSLTQRSSGLVQRRTEASRNAAADKERGSEDEDYEPRQEEEDEKGDSKETRLTLMEEVLLLGLKDREGYTSFWNDCISSGLRGCMVIELALRGRLQLEACGMRRKSLLARKVICKSDAPTGDVLLDEALKHIKETQPPETVQSWIELLSGETWNPLKLHYQLRNVRERLAKNLVEKGVLTTEKQNFLLFDMTTHPLTNDTIKQRLVKKVQESVLDKWVNDPGRFDKRVLALIFLAHSSDVLENAFAPLLDEQYDLAMKRVRLLLDLEPEAESTKASANELLWAVVAAFTK, via the exons ATGACTTCCCTAACACAGCGAAGTTCGGGCCTGGTGCAGAGGAGGACCGAGGCCTCTCGTAATGCAGCCGCCGACAAGGAGAGGGGGTCCGAGGATGAGGACTACGAGCCACGCCAAGAGGAAGAGGACGAGAAGGGAGACTCCAAAGAAACTCGACTGACGTTGATGGAAGAAGTGTTGCTGTTGGGATTGAAAGATCGAgag GGATACACTTCCTTCTGGAATGACTGCATTTCTTCTGGTCTTCGAGGGTGTATGGTCATTGAACTGGCTTTGAGAGGAAGACTGCAGCTAGAGGCTTGTGGCATGAGGAGGAAAAGTCTGTTGGCCAGAAAG GTGATCTGTAAGTCGGACGCTCCTACAGGAGACGTGTTGCTGGACGAGGCCCTGAAGCATATCAAAGAGACCCAGCCCCCAGAGACAGTTCAGAGCTGGATAGAGCTGCTGAGCG GTGAGACGTGGAACCCATTGAAGCTGCACTACCAGCTGAGGAATGTCCGCGAGCGCCTGGCCAAGAATCTTGTGGAAAAGGGCGTTCTGACCACGGAGAAACAGAACTTCCTCCTCTTCGACATGACCACACACCCGCTGACCAACGACACCATTAAACAGCGGCTGGTCAAGAAAGTCCAGGAGTCCGTCTTGGACAAGTGGGTGAACGACCCGGGGCGCTTCGACAAGCGTGTGCTGGCCCTGATCTTCCTGGCTCACTCTTCAGACGTGCTGGAGAACGCCTTCGCCCCGTTGCTGGACGAACAGTATGACCTGGCCATGAAGAGGGTACGTCTGCTGCTGGACCTGGAGCCAGAGGCAGAGAGCACCAAGGCCAGCGCCAACGAGCTGCTGTGGGCCGTGGTGGCCGCCTTCACCAAATGA
- the LOC111981345 gene encoding Golgi phosphoprotein 3 isoform X2, whose translation MTSLTQRSSGLVQRRTEASRNAAADKERGSEDEDYEPRQEEEDEKGDSKETRLTLMEEVLLLGLKDREGYTSFWNDCISSGLRGCMVIELALRGRLQLEACGMRRKSLLARKVICKSDAPTGDVLLDEALKHIKETQPPETVQSWIELLSGSVLSALVPMFAFDVHVNGCPSGYQMSQRQTSRGPLVLPLHNVTDPFHSPLTWWGGEHWTLCHWIVGQVQADCPLDFISGGHKCTSERPGGTAAQLPKPRTEIEYYLLVSVIFTGRVELPHLTLIIFL comes from the exons ATGACTTCCCTAACACAGCGAAGTTCGGGCCTGGTGCAGAGGAGGACCGAGGCCTCTCGTAATGCAGCCGCCGACAAGGAGAGGGGGTCCGAGGATGAGGACTACGAGCCACGCCAAGAGGAAGAGGACGAGAAGGGAGACTCCAAAGAAACTCGACTGACGTTGATGGAAGAAGTGTTGCTGTTGGGATTGAAAGATCGAgag GGATACACTTCCTTCTGGAATGACTGCATTTCTTCTGGTCTTCGAGGGTGTATGGTCATTGAACTGGCTTTGAGAGGAAGACTGCAGCTAGAGGCTTGTGGCATGAGGAGGAAAAGTCTGTTGGCCAGAAAG GTGATCTGTAAGTCGGACGCTCCTACAGGAGACGTGTTGCTGGACGAGGCCCTGAAGCATATCAAAGAGACCCAGCCCCCAGAGACAGTTCAGAGCTGGATAGAGCTGCTGAGCG GATCGGTCCTGTCAGCTCTGGTTCCCATGTTCGCGTTTGACGTCCATGTGAATGGCTGCCCATCGGGCTACCAAATGTCCCAACGACAAACCAGCAGAGGTCCACTGGTTTTGCCATTACACAATGTTACTGATCCTTTTCACTCTCCATTGACATGGTGGGGAGGTGAGCACTGGACACTTTGCCATTGGATTGTGGGGCAGGTCCAGGCAGACTGTCCTCTTGACTTCATCTCAGGTGGCCACAAATGCACCTCTGAACGACCAGGCGGGACTGCTGCACAGCTACCAAAACCGCGGACTGAGATAGAATACTATCTTCTTGTTTCCGTGATCTTCACTGGGAGGGTTGAACTCCCTCACTTGACTTTGATTATATtcttgtaa
- the LOC111981346 gene encoding activated RNA polymerase II transcriptional coactivator p15 isoform X1: MPKSKEVLSSSSGSGSGSDSNSEAETKSKKRKQAAPEKPAAKKPKGGESSKPGGTSKGSRNQDKDDNKFQIGKMRYVSVREFKGKCLIDIREYWMDQEGEMKPGRKGISLNPEQWNQLKDQISEIDDAVKAI, from the exons ATGCCCAAATCAAAGGAAGTTCTGTCCTCAAGCTCTGGCAGTGGCAGTGGCAGTGACTCCAACAGTGAAGCTGAGACCAAG TCCAAGAAGAGAAAGCAGGCAGCACCAGAGAAACCAGCAGCTAAGAAACCGAAAGGGGGAGAGAGTTCCAAGCCGGGTGGAACCTCCAAGGGAAGTCGCAACCAGGACAAGGATGACAACAAGTTCCAG attgGGAAGATGCGGTATGTGAGCGTTCGTGAATTCAAAGGTAAATGTCTGATCGACATCCGTGAGTACTGGATGGATCAGGAGGGGGAGATGAAGCCTGGCAGGAAAG GTATCTCACTGAACCCAGAACAGTGGAACCAGCTAAAAGATCAGATCTCTGAGATAGACGACGCTGTGAAGGCTATATAA
- the LOC111981346 gene encoding activated RNA polymerase II transcriptional coactivator p15 isoform X2, whose product MPKSKEVLSSSSGSGSGSDSNSEAETKSKKRKQAAPEKPAAKKPKGGESSKPGGTSKGSRNQDKDDNKFQIGKMRYVSVREFKGKCLIDIREYWMDQEGEMKPGRKGNHG is encoded by the exons ATGCCCAAATCAAAGGAAGTTCTGTCCTCAAGCTCTGGCAGTGGCAGTGGCAGTGACTCCAACAGTGAAGCTGAGACCAAG TCCAAGAAGAGAAAGCAGGCAGCACCAGAGAAACCAGCAGCTAAGAAACCGAAAGGGGGAGAGAGTTCCAAGCCGGGTGGAACCTCCAAGGGAAGTCGCAACCAGGACAAGGATGACAACAAGTTCCAG attgGGAAGATGCGGTATGTGAGCGTTCGTGAATTCAAAGGTAAATGTCTGATCGACATCCGTGAGTACTGGATGGATCAGGAGGGGGAGATGAAGCCTGGCAGGAAAG gtaaccatggttga